Below is a genomic region from Bradyrhizobium sp. 1(2017).
TCGAAGGAGAGCCAGGGCAGCGGCCTATACTGGTTAACCCACTCGACGCCTACGCGGCGGCTAGGGCGGCTCGGCTCCGTCGTTCCGGCATCGCCGACGAACAGTAATTCGGAGTCGAAATCGAGAACGAAGAGCGCGACCGAACTGGAGAGACCCTCAATCGGCCTGGTGCGAACGCCGACCTCTGCGCCGCGTGACCGCACCAGAAGGGGCACGCGATCAAGCGGCGTCACCTTGTCGTTGGGATCGACCGTGATGGTGGCCCCCCTGATATCGTTGCTGTGCAGACCATAACCGGCGTTACCGTAGAGTTCTGTCTTGAACCATGGGCCGAGCACGATGCCCGCCTTCGGGCTCATCATCGACGCCTGTGCATTTCCAGAGTTTTCCGGTGTATCGCTCAGCACGCGTCCAGCGAAGAAATCCTCGCGGAGGCCAACCGTCGTGCGGAGCCAGTCAGTCCAGCGCGTGGTGGAGTCGGTCCAGATGCCGACATTGCCCTCGCGCACGCTATCCTCTCGCACCGTCGACAACCAGTTGCGCTGCTCGGTCTTGAAGAGGCCGACCCGGATGTCATCGTATCGGGTTTGCATGCCGATGCGGGTCTGTGTCTCGAAGCTGCCGAACCGCCAGTCAAATGCGTGTCGCGCGTCGAAGCCGCTGACCGTCCGCTGATCGAGCTGATTGAACTGGTCGCCATTGACGGGATTGTCCAGGAAGTACGTGAAATTGTTGTAGAGCTGCAAACTCGAGCGAATTGCGTAGGCGGTGATCTTGGTCTGGCCGTACTCGCTCGAATACGCAAAGTTGCCGGACAGGCTGAACCGGCTGGAGACGCCGCCATCGGTCGGATCGAGCGAGCCGAGACGGGTGATGATGCCCTGATCAATCGCACGCTGGGCGACCTGATCGGTGGAGTTCCAGCCGTTGGAATAGGCCATGCCGCTCAGGGTGAAGCCATCGGTCGCCGTGCCCTGGCTGTAGCGCAGCATGCCATTGATCTTGCGCACGTCGTCCGGCACGTCCCACGGGCCGTCGTACTTTGTCCCTTCGATAGCCGCCAGCAACGTGCCGTCACCGACAGCGGTGGAGCCTGCAGCGATGCCGCGACGATATCCGAAACTGCCAAAGCTCACTTCGGCAATGTTTTTCGGCAGCTTGTTGACATAGTCGATGCCGACGGCTCCGGCCGAACCAAAGTCGCCAACATCGGCGAAGTACGGCCCCTTGCGGACGTTCACCGACTGGATCAACTCGGGGATCAGGAAGTTGATGTCGGCATAGCCTTGTCCGTGGCCGTGGGTCGGCATGTTGACGGGCATGCCATCGACGGTGATGGCGAGGTCGGTGCCGTGGTCGAGATTGAAGCCGCGCAGGAAGTACTGATTGGCTTTGCCTTCTCCTGAATGCTGGGTGACGATCAGGCCGGGCACAATTTCCAGCGCCTCACCGGGCCGCGTGAAGGGCACCGCATTTACCTCGGCTCCGGTGAAGCGGATCGCGCTGGCGGCTGTGGGAAGCAGGCCGGTAGCATCATCGGAAGACGCAGGCGTCACCCCACTTGAACCCGCACTCGCTGCTTCCTGCTGCTGCTCGGGTCGAGCCACGTTTCTGGCGCGCTCGCCTCGATTTGGCAGAGGCTTCTGCCGGGCGGCGCGCCTTAGCGGTTTTGCATCGGTCGCGGTTACGGTGACTGGTGGGAGTTTGTCCGGCTGCTGCGCCGAACGCTCTTGCGCTTCAGCAGGAAGCACCAGAGCAGCAGATGAAGTCGTGGCGAAAAATATCCGCAACCAAACCCTGCGCACCGATACGTCCCCGAACGATCATAGTCGCAGTCAACGCAAACTGCATTTCAACCCGGCGCCGCACGCTAACAGCACAAGTATGATCATTCAATAGATTTGTCATACCAAGGACGTCATGTCCTGAAAACAGCATGGTAGTCCAAAGGGTTAGCGTGAACGCGATGTCGGCTTGTGGCTCTCGCCGACATTCTTGTCCGCTTCGAGCTGACGTCCGATAACCGCCCCTATCAGACCTCAGAGAAACGTGAAGGCGCGGCCTACGTTCAACTCGCGCACTCGCGCAGCAGGTTTGTGATCTTCTCATCGAGAGCACGGGCGACGGCAAGGGCCTCGGAGCTGCCGTAGCCCAGCAGACAACTCTCCATTTTGTCATAGGAGACGTGAACACCATCGGGACGCTCGTCGATGAGGACTGTGACTGGCGCGTAAGATCCGGCGTCGGGCACGTGCTTGACCATTTCCTTCATGATGAGTGGATTGCCGACCACAAGCCGGATGATCTTCGGCGTCCTGGATCCGGATTCGCGACGCAGAATGTCGCCCAGGTCGAATTGCGCGAAGAGCATGAGGTCCGTCCGGCCGAGACCACGTTCTACAACGCGCGCCAAATCCTCGAAGGAACTTGTCGCCCTCGTCTCCTTGAAAAATTGGACAATGTCAGGCTGACCGACCGCGGACTTGAAGGCAGCCACAACAGCGTCGAATGGTTTCGAGCTCGTGAGGCTGAATCGTTCCACCTCGACTTTGGCGATTGTCATTTGGTCCTCTAACAACTCATTGGTTTGACGCGTCCGATGGAGTCGGAACTCGCCGGATTCATGCAGTCGCGGGCTGCGCTTCCAGGAAGGTCCGGACATGGCTGACGAACGTCTCGTGGTGCTGAAACAGCGCGCCGTGGCCTGAATCGGGATACAGGATCAACTGAGCGTTGCTGAGCTCCTTGAACATCGTGTGGGCATTGTTCGCAGGCAGCATGGTGTCGTGGCTGCCGCTGACCACGAGTGTGGGCTGACCGATGGCGCGCAGAATGGCGTGCCCGGGATCAGGTGTGGCACACCAGCCGATCAACGCCTTGGCCTGCGGATCGGTGACTGCGCGACCGTTATCGGTGTCCCGATCGTCCTTACGCACCTTCGTCCTTTGGAGGAAGGCCAGGCCTGAGGACCGGCTCGCAGGAGAATTGGTGAAGAACAGCGGCAGGCGGGGGTCCGGCGCGTCGGTTTGGGAAAACGCCTGCTGCAGAACCGCCAACAGGTGCTCCTCTCCGCCTTTCGGTGCGGTACCGACCAGTATGAGCTTGCGGACAAGCTGTCCCTGCTCGGCGGCGATCTGCTGAGCGACGCACCCGCCGAGAGAAAAGCCCAGCAGGTCGACTTCAGAAAAGCCGAGTAGATGGATGAAGGCGACGGCATCTCGCGCCATCGCTTCAACATTGTCGGGCGTTTGGCCGGTCGAGCGGCCGACCCCCGCATTATCGAAAGCGAACACCGGGCGATCAGCGGCCAGAGCGTTGACGACGGCGGGATCCCAAGCGTCGATATTGCCAGAGAAGTGCTGCAGAAGAATCAGCGGTGTTCCGTCTGCCGGGCCGAGACTGCGATAGGCAAAGCGGATCCCGTTGCCTTCGACATAAAGGGTTGGCGCCGTTTCGAGTGTGGTGGCGTCCTGGCTCGCGATGTCGCGATGAGTCATGTCATCCTCTGGATTGGCATAAGAAATCAAGTGTGCGAGGCGCTATGGCGCAATGCCGGAGGCTTCCGCCAGGTGGCGCTCACACCTCCGCGGCTTGCCGGGTTTCGCCATTGCGGTCTGAGCGTTCTGCTTTCCACGAGCGAGGTAATGCGCTCCCGACGCGGAAGCGCCGGGAGCGGTACCGTCATTTCGCGAGCGCTGCCTTTTCGATGACTTCAGCGACTTGCTTGGCATGGACAACGAGCGAGGCATGGCTGCCGGCGACTTCCGTCTTCTGAGCCTTGATCCTGGCTGCGAACGACTTCTGGGCCTCGGGCGCGAGGACTTTGTCCTTCGTGCTGACGACATAGAACGTCGGCTTGTCATGCCAGGCCGCAATGGTGACGGGGGCTTCAAACGCAACGTGGTGCAACGGAAGCTGCGAGTTGGCGAGGTGCTGGGCGATTTCCGGAGGAAGGTCAGCCGCGACGGCCGAAGGAAACACTTTGGGGTCGATGTACAAATTGCCTTTCGCGTCCGGATGGATCGCGCTGCCACCTTCGGTCGGGGGACCGGCCTTTGCCAGCGATGCCAGTGATTCACCGACGTCCGGCGCAAAGGCGGAAACATAGACCAGTGCCGAAACCTTGGGATCGTTGCCGGCTTGCGTAATCACCACGCCGCCCCAGGAATGGCCGACCAGAACTGTCCTGCCGTCCTGCTTCGCAAGCGCCTGTTTGGTGGCATCAACGTCGGCGGCGAGCGAAGTGAGCGGATTTTCCACGAGTGTGACGTTGTAGCCTTTCTTCGTGAGAATATCGGCGACAGGCTGCCAACTCGTCTGGTCCACGAAAGCGCCGTGGACGAGTACGATATTGTGGGCTGCTCCCTTGGGCAGTTCGGCGGAATGGGCGGAGCCAACCAATGTCGATCCGGCCAGAATCACAGTGGCAGCTGAGAAAAGGATATTTCGCATCGCTTGTTCCTGTAGGCATGTCGGACGAACAAAGTCCGGGGGAATGGACAGGCGTTTCCGGTGAGATCGCGGTTCTTCCATCTGCCGTCGGCGAAATGGTCGCCGCTCGTAACGTCGGCCCGCCGTGCCATGACCTATTCCGCAAGCCTCCCGGACGATAGGGCTCAATCGTCCGGATGTTGTGTCGTATCGTCCACAGGTCTAGTCTCGGCGGCATGGATATGCTCGCCCAATTGCTCGACCGCGTTCGTCTCGGCGGGACGCTGCTCTTTCACTTCGAGCTCGGCCATCCCTGGCATCTTGAGTTGCCGGCGCGCCCCTACGCGCTGTTTCACTATATCAGCCGAGGATCGGCGACCCTTGCGCTCGAACAACGACAAGACATGCAGTTAACCGAGGGCGATCTTGTCGTGATCACGCGCGGTGAGCCCCATGTGTTTTATTCGGATCGCCGGGCCAAGCCTTTACGGATCATAGATATCGATCGGGCGTCGTCGCGGTTTGGCGTCATTCGTCACGGCAGCCGTGCAAAGCCGCACGCGACGATGATCTGCGGCAATTTCACGATATCGCGGCCGCTCTTTGGCAACGTGCTCGAGCTGCTACCGCCGGTACTCCTGCTGAAGCCGACAACGGACGGTGGTTGGCTTGAAGCGATCCTGCGTCGCATGGTCAGCGAATCTGCGCTCGAGCGTCCCGGCCAGCGCGTTGCGCTCTCGCGACTGACGGAGGTGCTCTTTGTCGAAGTCCTGCGAAGCTGGATTTCGTCTCTCAGTCCCGGACAAGGCGGCTGGCTCGGAGCCATTTCTGACCCGCATATCGGACCGGCGCTCAAGCTCATTCACGAAAGCCCGGAGCGTCCCTGGACCCTGAGCGATCTCGGCCGCCGCGTCGGGCTTGGTCGCTCGGCATTTTCGGCACGCTTCACCAAACTCGTCGGCCAATCCGTGCAACGCTATGTGATCGAACGCCGGATGGCGGAAGCGGCGTTCCTGCTCGAAACAAGCGATGAGCCCATCGCACGGATTGCCAGCCGGGTCGGTTACGAGACAGCAGCGGCATTTTCGAAGCTGTTTCACCGGCACAACGGAGAGTCGCCAGGCCGTTACCGGGCCGCTCGACGCGCCGACGGAACCCATGCGCAGTTGGACGGATCGGAAATGCAAGTATCCGATTGACCTCGATCATGCGGTCGTCTTGGTGCCGTCACCGTGGCTGACAACGTCCTTGCCTCAGCCAACGTCGCCTCACCCGCGGCGTGACAGAAAATCCAGCACGCCGGTCTTGTAGACCTTGTCGCCGACCGCGCGCATGTGGTCGCGGCCGGGGATGTCGAGCACCTGCGCGCCCGGGATGATCGCGCCGAGCGCGCTGGCAGAACCCGCGACGTCGTCGCTGGTGCCGACCGCGATCAGCACCGGCACTTCGATGCGCGCGGCCTGCTGCCTGGTCATGAGGTCGCGCGTGCCGCGCAGGCAGGCGGCGAGCGCGCGATGGTCGGAGCGGGTCTGGTCCGCGAAGGCGCGAAAGGTGCGGCCCATGGGATCGGTGACATCGTCCAGCGAGGGCGCCTCCAGCGCCTTCGCGACGTTCTCGCCGGGGCCGGTGCCCTCGATCAGCCCGCCGATGCCGATGCCGCCGAGGATCGCCGAGCGCAGGCGCTGCGGCTCGTTGAGCGCGAGCCAAGCCGTCATCCGTCCGCCCATCGAATAGCCCATGATGTCGGCCTGCGGGATCGCGAGATGATCCATCAGCGCGAGCACGTCGCCGGCCATGACAGGGATCGAGTACTGCGCGGGCTCGTAGAGTTTCGCACTCTCGCCATGACCGCGATTGTCGAGCGCGATGACACGGCGGCCGTTCTTGCGCAGCTCCGAGACCCAGGTCGGATAGACCCAGTTCACGTTCTTGCTGGAGGCAAAGCCGTGCACGAGAATGATCGGGTCGCCCTCGCCTTCGTCGAGATAGGCAATTTCAACGGCGCCGTTGTGGAAGCTCGGCATCATCAGTTCCGTGAGGTCTTGAGGGGAAAAAGTCGATCTTAGAGCAGGATCCGGAAAAGTGTGCAGCGGTTTTTCCGCACGAGAAACGCGCAACGCGTTTGCGCGGAGATCGTGCTCAAACAATGGCCTGCAGCGCGCTTCTCTGGATTACCCCGAGTTTATCGCGCTTTAGGCCCTGACGGCAGCATCCGCCAGAGCGGCCTCGGCGGCGATTTGCGCCCGGCGGAGCCGCCGCGCACGTCTGCGATCGCACCAGGCCTGGGTCAGGCGCTCGGTGGTGGCCTTGATCGACGACAACAGGCCGAACAGCGTCAGTGCCGCGCCAAACAGCCAGAGCGTCAAATTGAATGCGCCGGTCGCAAGCAGCAGCGCGCCGCGGCCAAGCAGTTTCATGATGGCGCGCGTCTTGCCGCCATGGGCTTCCGCAAGCCGCGCCGCGCGCGCGACGTCCTTCGGACCGTCGGCGATGCGCAACGTGTCCATCGCTCCCCGCGTGCCGGTCTTTCCGGCAACGCGTGTCACGTCCTTGCCGAGCCGAACCAGCGCGCCGGCCTTCTCGGCCCGGAACGCGGCCTTGATCGCGCTCATGGTCTCGCCCGGCCGCAGCACCGAACCCCTGGCGACCGCGTTCTGGAGCATCGGCGTGTCGACGACCTCACGCGCGGAACGGCCGGCCCATGCGGCAAGCCCCTCGCCGAGCCGTCCCACCTTGCGCGCGTCCTTCACCAGCGACAGCCCGGCGCGCACCGGCGCGGCACCGCCAACGGACACGTAGGTTGCCGCGGTCACCGCAAGGCCCGCCGCCGCAAGTCCCAGCACGAGGCGGTCGGTGTCCTCGCCCATGGCGAGGTGCTTGCCCTCGCGGACGACGTCCCTGATGTCGCCGAACACGAAGAGATCGCCGGCCACGGTTCCCGACAAGCTCGCGACGTCGTCGGCATTGCCGGTGACGAGGCCGGTGGCAAATCGCTTGGCGAAATGGGAGGTGGAACCCTCGACCTTGACCGCATCGCTGACGCGGCTGATGAGATCGTCCGGCAACGCGATGTTGCGGTCACGCGCGAGCGCGACGAAACTGTCGGCGAGGTCGGCGTCCCCGGCGGCGAGCGCGGCCTCGATGTTGTCCTGAACCAGGCGATCGTTCTGCCGCAACAGCGCATCGAGCTTGAGTTCGGAGAGCACGGCCGGATCGTCCTGAGCGGCGAGGATCGCGCCGGCCTCGCGGGCGTGCGGTGCTACCTGCGCGAGCATGAAGCTGCATGCCGCGACACCGGCCAACGCTGTGCTGATTCGCAGCCATTTCATGCGGAAAACCTGGAGGGTCCTGAAAGCGTTGACGCCTGACGATTCGGTCTTTGGTCGCAATTGCGCTCGCCCACAGACATAGTATGCCAAAATTGCGACACAACGTCCCCGACGAAAGAAGGGCTTCTCTCAGGCCGCAAGATTGTGTCGAATTTGCATGAGCAAATGAGCATGGGGCAATTGCGGAGCTTTCGGTTCCGCTGGACTAGCAATCATCCACACCCGCCAGTATGGTCCGCGGCGCCTTACTAAAGCCGCGTCAGTTGTGATTGTATCTGCCGCCATTGCCACTCCAGGATGAGTTACGATGTCCGACCATGTCGTCCCGCACTTCCATAACGATGCCGGTGTCCCCGTCATCGAGATCGGCTCGCAAGAGTTCATGTGCGTGGGCGCCAACCCTCCCTTCGATCATCCGCACGTCTTCCTCGACCTCGGCAACGACAACGAGATCATCTGCCCCTACTGCTCGACGCTGTACCGTTTCGCGGCCGATCTGAAGGCGGGCGAAGCGCGCCCGCCGGAATGCGTGCTGAAGGACAAGGTGGCCTGACCGGTCCCATCGGTCAGGGGTGGCGCTCTCCCGAACGATTGTCATCGCCGGTGCCGGCATCGGTGGACTGACGGCCGCGCTGGCCCTCGCGGCCCGCGGCTTTCGCATCGTCGTGCTGGAAAAGGCCGAGCGCCTCGAGGACGTCGGCGCCGGCCTGCAACTCTCCCCCAATGCCAGCCGCGTGCTCGTCGAGCTCGGCCTTGCCGAACGCCTCAACGAGCGCGCCGTGACGCCGGAGGCGGTCTCGATCATGAGCGCCAGGGCCGGTGGCGAGCTGCTGCGCATGCCGCTCGGTGAAGCCGCATCCTCGCGCGCCGGCGCGCCCTATTGGGTGGTGCACCGCGCCGATCTGCAATCGGCGCTCGCCGGCGCCGTCTCCGACCATCCCGACATCGACCTGAAGCTGGGTGCGACCTTCGAGGACGTCGCGCCTCACGCCAAGGGGCTGACGGTGGTCCATCGCAGCGGCACGATCCGCCGCAGCGATCTGGCGAGCGCGTTGATCGGTGCCGACGGCATCTGGTCGACGGTCCGCCAGCATCTCTTCCCCGAAGTGCAGCCGCGCTTCTCTGGCCTGATCGCCTGGCGCGGCACGCTCGATGCCACGCAACTGCCGAAGGATTACACCGCGCGCCGGGTCCAGCTCTGGATGGGGCGGAACGCCCATCTGGTGGCCTATCCGATCGCGGGCGGACGCCAGATCAACGTGGTCGCGGTGCTGCCCGGCACCTGGAACAGGCCGGGCTGGAGCACGCCCGGCGATCCCTGCGAGGTCATGGGTGCCTTCGCCGCCCCGCACTGGCCCTCGTCGGCGCGGATGATGCTCGCCGCGGTCGACAGCTGGCGGAAATGGGCGCTGTTCGGCGTGCCCGATAGCTGCCCATGGAGCAAGGGGCCGGTCGGGCTGCTCGGCGATGCCGTGCACGCCATGCTGCCGTTCGCGGCGCAGGGCGCAGGCATGGCGATCGAGGATGCCGCCGTGCTCGCCCGGCATTTGAGCGTCGAGGCGGCCGAGAGCGCCGCGGACATCACGGCCGCGCTGACGCAATATGGCCGTGCACGCCAGGCGCGCGTGCGGCGGGTGCAGCGGACGGCGCGGCAGCAGGGCCGCATCTATCATCTCAACGGGCCGCTCGCGATCGCGCGCGATCTTGCCATCCGCGCGCTCGGCCCGGACCGCATGCTGGCGCGGCAGGACTGGATCTACAATTGGCGGCCGTGAAGCGTGCGCCGTTGGCGCGGCTCAGCGCACGGCGCTGCCGGATCTCGGGGCCGGCTTGATCACCGGCGGCTGCGGAGCTGACGCCGGCGGCGCGGCGTTCGGCGGCGTTTCCCGGCACCTGTTGCGGCGCCAGGCGTCCTCGACGAGTTGCGACTGGCCCCGCAACGCGATGTAGTCGTTGCGATAGGCGAGCTCGGACACGACCGCCCCACCGGCGCCGGTCTCTGCCTTGTCCATCAGTCTCTGCAAATCGGCCGTGCGGACGGCGAGCGACTTGCGCTCCGTCTCGAGCTGCTTGCAGTCGTACAATTCGTATCTGCCGGGATCGGCAAAAGCCGGCGCGATCGTCTCGCTCATGCCGGCGCAGCCGGACAGCGCGACGCCCACCGCAAGCGGCGCCAGCAGCGCGCCGAAGCCGCGCAGGAAACATGAATACGAAGCAGCCATGCCGGATGAATAGTCCCCGTGGATTGAGAATGCCTAAAGCAACAACACTTGTCCGGATTGAGGCTTTGCCTTGTGCGCCCGGCTCGCTTAAGGAAGAACCACCCATCCGGCCCGCAAACGCGCCAATTCCAGACGGCCGGCTAGGACTTAAGTGATTGATCTCGTTGGATCAAGCGGGCATGGCGGAATTGGTAGACGCAAGGGACTTAAAATCCCTCGGCGCGCAAGCGCTGTGCCGGTTCGACCCCGGCTGCCCGCACCAGCAGAGTTGATCGGGCGACCAGCCTTTACTCGGCTTTAGGCCGTCCTCCCCTAAAGCGAACGAGTCTGCCGGCTATCGATGCAGACCCAAGAACTTCCAGCCCCAGGGACATGCAGGGCCTGGACCTGGTGGCTGCGATGGTGAGAGCCCCGATGGACGCGCGCGAGAATTGGTCCGGGTCCGGGATTGGCGGAGCGGCCGCCGCATTCGGACGTCGCCCGCACGGGTTCGAGGTCTACGTCTTCCTCATCGCTTTCCTCGGCGTGTTCTATCTGTCGAACGGTCCGCTCCTGCTCGGCCATTATGACCTCGGCTGGCACATCGCCGCCGGAGATTTGATCAGGCAGCGGGGCGAGGTGCCGTTTCAGGATCCCTGGGCATTCACCCTCGGTGACAAGCGCTGGTACAACCTGTCGTGGCTGTGGGACGTGGTGGCCAGCGTGCTGTACCAGCACACGGGATTTGCCGGCATCGTCCTCATGGTCGTCGCCTCCGGCGCGATCATCGCCGGCTACCTCGCCTTCTGCGCCCTGAGCAGCGGCGCTTCGCCGCTCGCGGTCTCGATCGCGGTGTTCGCCGCATGCCTGCTCTATCCCTGCTACGAAGCCTCGCCGAACATGTATCTGGCGGCGTCGCCGAACATCGCGACTATGCTGTTCGCGGTCATCTTCTACGCCGAATGCCTGCGGCGGGGCCGCTGGTTCCTGCTGCCGATGTTGATGGTGCTGTGGGTCAACCTGCATGGCGGGTTCATGCTGGCCTTTCCCATCATCGGCGCCTTCTGCGGCATCGCCCTGCTCCGGCGGGACTGGACGAGCTTTCGGAATTACGCTCTTGCCGGCGCCGGGTGCTTCGTCGCGATCTTCGTCAATCCGCTGGGATGGCATGTCTATGACGGCGTGACGGCGACGCTCGGCCATTTCGTCCAGGCCGACATCGGCGAATGGCGCTCCTATTGGCAGAACATGGTGATGCCGGGGAGCATTCCCGGCATCGTCTACGCCTTGAGCTTCGTCGTGCTGGAGCTGCGCTATCGATCTTCGACGCGCGTTCCCCTGGAGACGCGCGTGCTGGCGTGGCTGTTCCTGGGCCTCGGTCTCTATCAGTTCAGGTACGCCGCGTTCTTCTTCATCTTCTCGAGCGTCCCGATGGCGCTCCACATCGACCGGCTGTTGCCGGAACGCCTTGCAGGGTTCGACGTCCAGCGCGCGATGCTGGCGGCCGGAATCGTCGGCGTGCTGCTGCTGCCGCTCACCTTCATCCAGGTGAGACCGGCGCTGGCATTGCCGGACATGCTCTCGGAGGAGGATGCCAATTATCTCAAGGCGCATGCCTCGCACGCGCACCTGCTCAACCACTGGAACATCGGCGGGCTGCTGATCTTCCGGACGCAGGGATCGGTGCCGGTGTTCGTGGACGGCCGCGCCGCGACCGCCTATCCGGACGATCTGCTGCAC
It encodes:
- a CDS encoding TonB-dependent receptor, giving the protein MRRVWLRIFFATTSSAALVLPAEAQERSAQQPDKLPPVTVTATDAKPLRRAARQKPLPNRGERARNVARPEQQQEAASAGSSGVTPASSDDATGLLPTAASAIRFTGAEVNAVPFTRPGEALEIVPGLIVTQHSGEGKANQYFLRGFNLDHGTDLAITVDGMPVNMPTHGHGQGYADINFLIPELIQSVNVRKGPYFADVGDFGSAGAVGIDYVNKLPKNIAEVSFGSFGYRRGIAAGSTAVGDGTLLAAIEGTKYDGPWDVPDDVRKINGMLRYSQGTATDGFTLSGMAYSNGWNSTDQVAQRAIDQGIITRLGSLDPTDGGVSSRFSLSGNFAYSSEYGQTKITAYAIRSSLQLYNNFTYFLDNPVNGDQFNQLDQRTVSGFDARHAFDWRFGSFETQTRIGMQTRYDDIRVGLFKTEQRNWLSTVREDSVREGNVGIWTDSTTRWTDWLRTTVGLREDFFAGRVLSDTPENSGNAQASMMSPKAGIVLGPWFKTELYGNAGYGLHSNDIRGATITVDPNDKVTPLDRVPLLVRSRGAEVGVRTRPIEGLSSSVALFVLDFDSELLFVGDAGTTEPSRPSRRVGVEWVNQYRPLPWLSFDLDVAYTKARFTDFDPAGDRIPGAPAWVGSAAITFGHETGWFGALKARYFGPRPLIEDDSVKSLASLIFNARAGYRFDNGLRVQLDVLNLFNAQTNQIEYYYLSRLPGEPIDGVADRHIHPAEPRAVRLTVAARF
- a CDS encoding DUF302 domain-containing protein; this translates as MTIAKVEVERFSLTSSKPFDAVVAAFKSAVGQPDIVQFFKETRATSSFEDLARVVERGLGRTDLMLFAQFDLGDILRRESGSRTPKIIRLVVGNPLIMKEMVKHVPDAGSYAPVTVLIDERPDGVHVSYDKMESCLLGYGSSEALAVARALDEKITNLLRECAS
- a CDS encoding alpha/beta fold hydrolase, whose translation is MTHRDIASQDATTLETAPTLYVEGNGIRFAYRSLGPADGTPLILLQHFSGNIDAWDPAVVNALAADRPVFAFDNAGVGRSTGQTPDNVEAMARDAVAFIHLLGFSEVDLLGFSLGGCVAQQIAAEQGQLVRKLILVGTAPKGGEEHLLAVLQQAFSQTDAPDPRLPLFFTNSPASRSSGLAFLQRTKVRKDDRDTDNGRAVTDPQAKALIGWCATPDPGHAILRAIGQPTLVVSGSHDTMLPANNAHTMFKELSNAQLILYPDSGHGALFQHHETFVSHVRTFLEAQPATA
- a CDS encoding alpha/beta fold hydrolase, which gives rise to MRNILFSAATVILAGSTLVGSAHSAELPKGAAHNIVLVHGAFVDQTSWQPVADILTKKGYNVTLVENPLTSLAADVDATKQALAKQDGRTVLVGHSWGGVVITQAGNDPKVSALVYVSAFAPDVGESLASLAKAGPPTEGGSAIHPDAKGNLYIDPKVFPSAVAADLPPEIAQHLANSQLPLHHVAFEAPVTIAAWHDKPTFYVVSTKDKVLAPEAQKSFAARIKAQKTEVAGSHASLVVHAKQVAEVIEKAALAK
- a CDS encoding AraC family transcriptional regulator, which encodes MDMLAQLLDRVRLGGTLLFHFELGHPWHLELPARPYALFHYISRGSATLALEQRQDMQLTEGDLVVITRGEPHVFYSDRRAKPLRIIDIDRASSRFGVIRHGSRAKPHATMICGNFTISRPLFGNVLELLPPVLLLKPTTDGGWLEAILRRMVSESALERPGQRVALSRLTEVLFVEVLRSWISSLSPGQGGWLGAISDPHIGPALKLIHESPERPWTLSDLGRRVGLGRSAFSARFTKLVGQSVQRYVIERRMAEAAFLLETSDEPIARIASRVGYETAAAFSKLFHRHNGESPGRYRAARRADGTHAQLDGSEMQVSD
- a CDS encoding alpha/beta fold hydrolase, with amino-acid sequence MPSFHNGAVEIAYLDEGEGDPIILVHGFASSKNVNWVYPTWVSELRKNGRRVIALDNRGHGESAKLYEPAQYSIPVMAGDVLALMDHLAIPQADIMGYSMGGRMTAWLALNEPQRLRSAILGGIGIGGLIEGTGPGENVAKALEAPSLDDVTDPMGRTFRAFADQTRSDHRALAACLRGTRDLMTRQQAARIEVPVLIAVGTSDDVAGSASALGAIIPGAQVLDIPGRDHMRAVGDKVYKTGVLDFLSRRG
- a CDS encoding zinc-finger domain-containing protein, whose amino-acid sequence is MSDHVVPHFHNDAGVPVIEIGSQEFMCVGANPPFDHPHVFLDLGNDNEIICPYCSTLYRFAADLKAGEARPPECVLKDKVA
- a CDS encoding FAD-dependent monooxygenase produces the protein MALSRTIVIAGAGIGGLTAALALAARGFRIVVLEKAERLEDVGAGLQLSPNASRVLVELGLAERLNERAVTPEAVSIMSARAGGELLRMPLGEAASSRAGAPYWVVHRADLQSALAGAVSDHPDIDLKLGATFEDVAPHAKGLTVVHRSGTIRRSDLASALIGADGIWSTVRQHLFPEVQPRFSGLIAWRGTLDATQLPKDYTARRVQLWMGRNAHLVAYPIAGGRQINVVAVLPGTWNRPGWSTPGDPCEVMGAFAAPHWPSSARMMLAAVDSWRKWALFGVPDSCPWSKGPVGLLGDAVHAMLPFAAQGAGMAIEDAAVLARHLSVEAAESAADITAALTQYGRARQARVRRVQRTARQQGRIYHLNGPLAIARDLAIRALGPDRMLARQDWIYNWRP
- a CDS encoding twin-arginine translocation pathway signal, with product MAASYSCFLRGFGALLAPLAVGVALSGCAGMSETIAPAFADPGRYELYDCKQLETERKSLAVRTADLQRLMDKAETGAGGAVVSELAYRNDYIALRGQSQLVEDAWRRNRCRETPPNAAPPASAPQPPVIKPAPRSGSAVR